A genomic stretch from Frigoribacterium sp. PvP032 includes:
- a CDS encoding LysR substrate-binding domain-containing protein, whose protein sequence is MFDPALLTTFLAVAETRSFTAAGLRLGISQPTVSQHVSRLEKAAGRTLVVRDTRDVRLTDNGDAMAGFARTILAAHSAAESWFSGSAMRGRLRFGAADDLAITQLPRILRHFRQLHPDVDLELTVNQSGPLRRRLASGHLDLIFVKQTAGESDEGRRVAGDTMVWIGQEKLQVEPGRPVPLIAYQAPSLSRQLAIAALEASGRTWRITCNTRDVNGVLAAVRAGMGVAVFPFSLIPTDLVKVSDRFSLPALGDVDYVLVANPAAPREPVEALTSAIMSRGVRRAV, encoded by the coding sequence GTGTTCGACCCTGCCCTGCTGACGACGTTCCTGGCCGTCGCCGAGACCCGCAGCTTCACGGCCGCGGGCCTCCGTCTCGGGATCAGCCAGCCGACCGTCAGCCAGCACGTGAGCCGGCTCGAGAAGGCGGCCGGTCGCACCCTCGTGGTCCGCGACACCCGCGACGTGCGCCTGACCGACAACGGCGACGCGATGGCCGGGTTCGCCCGCACGATCCTCGCCGCGCACTCGGCAGCCGAGAGCTGGTTCAGCGGCTCGGCGATGCGCGGCCGCCTGCGCTTCGGGGCCGCGGACGACCTTGCGATCACGCAGCTGCCCCGCATCCTGCGGCACTTCCGGCAGCTGCACCCCGACGTCGACCTCGAGCTGACCGTGAACCAGAGCGGTCCCCTGCGACGCCGGCTCGCCTCCGGCCACCTCGACCTGATCTTCGTGAAGCAGACGGCGGGCGAGTCCGACGAGGGCCGTCGGGTCGCCGGCGACACGATGGTCTGGATCGGCCAGGAGAAGCTGCAGGTCGAGCCGGGCCGGCCCGTGCCGCTGATCGCCTACCAGGCGCCGAGCCTCAGCCGGCAGCTCGCCATCGCCGCGCTCGAGGCGAGCGGGCGCACCTGGCGCATCACCTGCAACACGCGCGACGTGAACGGAGTCCTCGCAGCCGTGCGGGCGGGCATGGGCGTCGCCGTGTTCCCCTTCTCGCTGATCCCCACCGACCTCGTCAAGGTCAGCGACCGCTTCTCTCTGCCGGCCCTCGGCGACGTCGACTACGTGCTGGTCGCGAACCCGGCCGCGCCGCGCGAGCCGGTCGAGGCGCTGACCTCGGCGATCATGAGCCGGGGCGTCCGCCGCGCCGTCTGA
- a CDS encoding MFS transporter: protein MSSPSTASTPVVDPAASFPATAPLPVATQRPPWRHTFIALSVPNFRLWTVGNFVAMTAGWMQRIAQDWLVLELTGSATAVGVTVAMQFAPMLFFGLLGGVLVDRFSKRALMVVTQSVFAVLSIGLAVLTLTGVVEAWHVFAIAFATGLVTVIDNPARQVIVSELVGQRHLRNAISVNSSVFQLGGMIGPAVSGVLLLAVGAGWAFAVNGVACLLVVGMLGLLRTSQMTRTAPAPRSRGQLREGLAYARAKPTILVPVVLVASYAVFGLTMPVLLASYADEVFDVGAGGYGLFNSMIAVGALTGALLSTRRATIRLRTLVVGLLVTGLLQAGAGVVGGAAGVVPFALVLVSVGLASLLFLTSANQLVQLSSNIGIRGRVMSLYVLVLLGGQAVGGPLMGVVVEALGTPTAMVISGGVPAVVAGVTALVLARRGQLTLQMRVRRHLPVVEIAAR from the coding sequence ATGTCCTCACCGTCCACCGCCAGCACTCCCGTCGTCGACCCCGCCGCCTCCTTCCCCGCCACCGCACCGCTGCCCGTCGCGACGCAGCGCCCGCCGTGGCGGCACACCTTCATCGCGCTCAGCGTGCCGAACTTCCGGCTCTGGACCGTCGGCAACTTCGTCGCCATGACCGCGGGCTGGATGCAGCGCATCGCGCAGGACTGGCTCGTGCTCGAGCTGACCGGCAGCGCGACGGCCGTCGGCGTCACGGTGGCGATGCAGTTCGCGCCCATGCTCTTCTTCGGCCTGCTCGGAGGAGTGCTCGTCGACCGGTTCTCGAAGCGGGCGCTGATGGTCGTGACGCAGAGCGTCTTCGCGGTGCTGAGCATCGGGCTGGCCGTGCTGACGCTGACCGGCGTCGTCGAGGCCTGGCACGTCTTCGCCATCGCCTTCGCGACCGGCCTGGTGACCGTGATCGACAACCCGGCACGCCAGGTGATCGTGAGCGAGCTCGTCGGACAGCGCCACCTCCGGAACGCCATCAGCGTCAACTCGAGCGTGTTCCAGCTCGGCGGCATGATCGGCCCTGCCGTCAGCGGAGTCCTGCTGCTCGCGGTCGGCGCCGGGTGGGCCTTCGCCGTGAACGGCGTCGCCTGCCTGCTGGTGGTCGGCATGCTCGGCCTGCTCCGCACCTCCCAGATGACCCGCACCGCACCGGCTCCCCGGTCGCGCGGCCAGCTGCGCGAGGGCCTCGCGTACGCCAGGGCGAAGCCGACCATCCTCGTGCCGGTCGTGCTCGTCGCCTCGTACGCGGTGTTCGGCCTGACGATGCCGGTGCTGCTCGCGTCGTACGCCGACGAGGTCTTCGACGTGGGCGCCGGCGGCTACGGGCTGTTCAACTCGATGATCGCGGTCGGTGCGCTGACCGGGGCCCTGCTCTCGACCCGTCGGGCCACGATCAGGCTTCGAACGCTCGTCGTGGGGCTGCTCGTGACCGGCCTGCTGCAGGCCGGCGCCGGAGTCGTCGGCGGCGCCGCCGGGGTCGTGCCCTTCGCGCTCGTGCTCGTCTCGGTCGGGCTCGCGTCGCTGTTGTTCCTCACGTCGGCGAACCAGCTGGTGCAGCTGTCGAGCAACATCGGGATCCGCGGCCGCGTCATGTCGTTGTACGTGCTCGTGCTGCTCGGCGGGCAGGCTGTCGGGGGCCCGCTGATGGGCGTCGTCGTGGAGGCGCTCGGCACGCCGACCGCCATGGTGATCTCGGGCGGGGTGCCGGCGGTCGTCGCGGGCGTCACGGCGCTCGTGCTCGCGCGGCGGGGTCAGCTCACGCTGCAGATGCGCGTGCGGCGGCACCTGCCCGTCGTCGAGATCGCGGCGCGCTAG
- a CDS encoding LLM class flavin-dependent oxidoreductase: MTKRIGFLSFGHYQDVPGSRTPTAREALVQSIELAVAAEEIGIDSASVRVHHFAKQLASPFPLLAAMAARTSRIELGTGIIDMRYENPLSMAEQAAAADLISAGRLQLGVSRGSPETSLRGYEAFGHVPEDGETDADMARRHTDLFRRAIDGDAVAQSDPRMTGWSSPLSIEPRSPGLGERIWWGSGTRATAQWTGEQGMNLMSSTLLTEDTGVPFDELQAEQIAVFRAAWAAAGHAREPRVAVSRSVIPITTDEDVRYFGVRAQADSQDQVGMLDGVQSRFGKSYVGEPDVIARQLADDAAVQAADTVHLTVPNQLGVDYNARLLRTVAEHVAPAIGWVPAFGRATTAS; this comes from the coding sequence ATGACGAAGCGCATCGGGTTCCTCTCGTTCGGCCACTACCAGGACGTGCCCGGCTCCCGCACGCCGACAGCCAGGGAGGCGCTGGTCCAGTCGATCGAGCTGGCGGTCGCCGCCGAGGAGATCGGCATCGACAGCGCCTCCGTGCGCGTGCACCACTTCGCGAAGCAGCTGGCGAGCCCGTTCCCGCTGCTGGCTGCCATGGCCGCGCGCACGAGCCGGATCGAGCTCGGCACCGGCATCATCGACATGCGCTACGAGAACCCGCTCTCGATGGCCGAGCAGGCCGCGGCCGCTGACCTGATCAGCGCCGGCCGACTGCAGCTCGGCGTGAGCCGGGGATCGCCCGAGACGTCGCTCCGCGGGTACGAGGCGTTCGGCCACGTGCCGGAGGACGGCGAGACCGACGCCGACATGGCCCGCCGCCACACCGACCTGTTCCGTCGAGCGATCGACGGCGACGCCGTCGCGCAGAGCGACCCGCGGATGACCGGCTGGTCGAGCCCGCTGTCGATCGAGCCGCGGTCGCCGGGTCTCGGCGAGCGCATCTGGTGGGGCTCCGGCACCCGGGCGACCGCGCAGTGGACGGGCGAGCAGGGCATGAACCTGATGAGCAGCACCCTGCTCACCGAGGACACCGGTGTGCCTTTCGACGAGCTGCAGGCCGAGCAGATCGCGGTGTTCCGCGCGGCGTGGGCCGCCGCCGGCCACGCTCGCGAGCCGCGCGTCGCCGTGAGCCGCAGCGTGATCCCGATCACGACCGACGAGGACGTCCGGTACTTCGGCGTCCGCGCCCAGGCCGACTCGCAGGACCAGGTCGGCATGCTCGACGGCGTCCAGTCGCGCTTCGGCAAGAGCTACGTCGGCGAGCCCGACGTCATCGCCCGCCAGCTCGCCGACGACGCAGCCGTTCAGGCGGCCGACACCGTGCACCTCACGGTGCCGAACCAGCTCGGCGTCGACTACAACGCACGGCTGCTGCGGACCGTGGCCGAGCACGTCGCCCCGGCGATCGGCTGGGTGCCCGCGTTCGGGCGGGCGACCACCGCCTCCTGA
- a CDS encoding acetylxylan esterase: MNTDLDEAALRTYRSTQTEPDDFDDFWRRTLAEAREHDLDVQAEHVDTGLTTIDVLDVSFRGADGQRVRAWLRMPAGAAASGELLPTVVEFVGYGGGRGHAQQNLFWASAGFAHLQMDTRGQGSLWSTGDTADSAGSGPAADGVMTRGIDSPESYYYRRVYTDGVRAVEAARSLDVVDADRVAVLGTSQGGGITLAVAGLVEGLVAAVPRVPFLCDFRRASVITDSDPYKQIGRYLAVHRHRSEQVHEVLSYFDGVNFARRATAPALFSTALMDATCPPSTVFGAFEAYAGEKQITVWPYNGHEGGGVEDDLEALAMLRGAFGL, translated from the coding sequence ATGAACACGGACCTCGACGAGGCGGCCCTCCGCACGTACCGCAGCACCCAGACCGAGCCCGACGACTTCGACGACTTCTGGCGTCGGACCCTCGCCGAGGCACGCGAGCACGACCTCGACGTCCAGGCAGAGCACGTGGACACGGGCCTCACGACGATCGACGTGCTCGACGTGTCGTTCCGCGGGGCCGACGGTCAGCGCGTGCGCGCGTGGCTCCGGATGCCGGCCGGTGCCGCGGCCTCGGGCGAGCTGCTGCCGACCGTGGTCGAGTTCGTGGGCTACGGCGGCGGTCGCGGGCACGCGCAGCAGAACCTGTTCTGGGCCTCGGCCGGCTTCGCGCACCTGCAGATGGACACGCGCGGCCAGGGCTCCCTCTGGAGCACCGGCGACACCGCCGACTCCGCGGGCTCCGGCCCGGCCGCCGACGGAGTCATGACCCGCGGGATCGACAGCCCCGAGAGCTACTACTACCGCCGCGTGTACACGGACGGGGTGCGCGCCGTCGAGGCAGCCAGGTCGCTCGACGTCGTCGACGCCGACCGCGTGGCCGTGCTGGGCACCAGCCAAGGAGGCGGCATCACCCTGGCCGTCGCCGGTCTCGTCGAGGGGCTGGTCGCGGCGGTGCCTCGCGTGCCGTTCCTCTGCGACTTCCGCCGCGCCTCCGTCATCACCGACAGCGACCCGTACAAGCAGATCGGCCGGTACCTCGCGGTGCACCGGCATCGTTCCGAGCAGGTGCACGAGGTGCTGTCGTACTTCGACGGGGTGAACTTCGCCCGGCGCGCGACCGCCCCCGCGCTGTTCTCGACGGCGCTGATGGACGCGACCTGCCCGCCGTCGACGGTGTTCGGCGCGTTCGAGGCGTACGCGGGCGAGAAGCAGATCACCGTGTGGCCGTACAACGGGCACGAGGGCGGCGGGGTCGAGGACGACCTCGAGGCGCTCGCGATGCTGCGCGGGGCGTTCGGGCTGTAG
- a CDS encoding response regulator transcription factor produces the protein MIRVVVVDDHPLVRQGLRSLVDQAEGIVVVEEAADGERGVAAAALHRPDVVLMDLSMPGIGGVEATRRIVAADPSVHVVVLTSVPDASSVREALAAGAVGYLLKDAEPATVVAGVRAAAEGGAPLDPRAARALLPDRSAPQTPGPDRAAAIEVPGQAPLVSGREAEVLRLVARGLANKQIGTALGISERTVKAHVGSVFRRIGVADRTSAALWARDNGY, from the coding sequence GTGATCCGCGTCGTCGTGGTCGACGACCACCCGCTGGTGCGGCAGGGACTCCGGTCGCTCGTCGACCAGGCCGAGGGGATCGTGGTGGTCGAGGAGGCGGCGGACGGCGAGCGAGGAGTCGCCGCGGCCGCCCTGCACCGGCCGGACGTCGTCCTCATGGACCTCTCGATGCCCGGCATCGGCGGCGTCGAGGCGACGCGCCGCATCGTCGCGGCTGACCCGAGCGTGCACGTGGTGGTGCTCACGTCCGTGCCCGACGCCTCCTCGGTCAGGGAGGCGCTGGCGGCGGGGGCCGTCGGGTACCTGCTCAAGGACGCGGAGCCCGCGACGGTCGTGGCCGGGGTCCGGGCCGCCGCCGAGGGCGGCGCGCCGCTCGACCCGCGCGCGGCGAGGGCGCTGCTGCCGGACAGGTCGGCACCGCAGACGCCGGGGCCGGACAGGGCGGCGGCGATCGAGGTGCCCGGCCAGGCTCCGCTGGTCTCCGGCCGCGAGGCGGAGGTGCTCCGCCTCGTCGCACGCGGCCTCGCGAACAAGCAGATCGGCACCGCGCTCGGCATCAGCGAGCGCACGGTCAAGGCGCACGTCGGCAGCGTCTTCCGCCGGATCGGCGTCGCCGACCGCACGAGCGCCGCCCTGTGGGCGAGGGACAACGGGTACTAG
- a CDS encoding sensor histidine kinase: protein MSTPRGEGGSGAVPRWTAVARPADRTPASAADPRPAGVVAWVAVVSVLVIVAVAVAALIAARSLAEAESVRDAADRADRIADAIVEPALTDALVDGDEEARRAMDDEVRDHVLSSSIVRVKIWDDTGRVVWSDEPALIDRRFTLDEDDLAALAAGDAASDGGSAGSGSGDGGSGSGDGGSGDGGSGSGDGGSGDGGSGVEAEVSDLTAPENEFERDQGKLLEAYRAVETPGGQTLLFEVYFRYDEVLQRSGQLFAGFAGITIGSIVLVVLLLLPVLRQLLLALDRARVQREALLERALDASADERRRIAGALHDGVVQDLVGASLAVSAESGSARSRGDDTTADGLDRVAGALRGSIGGLRSLLVDIYPPNLARAGIGPALDDLAAGVRSRGVAVVLDAESDAESESADALAALDDAGQRLVFRVVQECLANVVAHARASVVSVAAVRPAEGGVVVTIADDGAGFDPELLTRPEPDHFGLRVLADVASAGGAGLDLQTAPGQGTRWRLTLPASAVRGSGDAS from the coding sequence ATGAGCACACCTCGGGGGGAGGGCGGCAGCGGCGCCGTCCCGCGCTGGACCGCCGTCGCCCGTCCCGCCGACCGCACGCCCGCCTCCGCCGCAGACCCTCGCCCTGCCGGTGTCGTCGCGTGGGTCGCCGTCGTCTCCGTGCTCGTCATCGTGGCCGTCGCGGTCGCCGCCCTGATCGCCGCCCGCAGCCTCGCCGAGGCCGAGTCGGTCCGCGACGCCGCCGACCGGGCCGACCGCATCGCCGACGCGATCGTCGAGCCGGCCCTCACCGACGCGCTCGTCGACGGGGACGAGGAGGCGCGGCGCGCGATGGACGACGAGGTCCGCGACCACGTCCTCAGCTCGAGCATCGTCCGCGTCAAGATCTGGGACGACACGGGCCGCGTCGTCTGGTCGGACGAGCCCGCGCTGATCGACCGCCGCTTCACCCTCGACGAGGACGACCTCGCGGCGCTCGCCGCCGGTGACGCAGCGAGCGACGGCGGCAGCGCCGGCAGCGGCAGCGGCGACGGCGGCAGCGGCAGCGGCGACGGCGGCAGCGGCGACGGCGGCAGCGGCAGCGGCGACGGCGGCAGCGGCGACGGCGGCAGCGGCGTCGAGGCCGAGGTCAGCGACCTGACCGCGCCCGAGAACGAGTTCGAGCGCGACCAGGGCAAGCTGCTCGAGGCCTACCGGGCCGTCGAGACGCCGGGTGGGCAGACGTTGCTCTTCGAGGTCTACTTCCGTTACGACGAGGTGCTGCAGCGCAGCGGCCAGCTGTTCGCCGGGTTCGCGGGCATCACGATCGGCAGCATCGTGCTCGTCGTGCTGCTGTTGCTGCCGGTGCTGCGGCAGCTGCTGCTGGCCCTCGACCGGGCAAGGGTCCAGCGCGAGGCACTGCTCGAACGCGCCCTCGACGCGAGCGCCGACGAGCGACGGCGCATCGCCGGGGCCCTCCACGACGGCGTGGTGCAGGACCTCGTGGGCGCCTCGCTCGCCGTCTCGGCCGAGTCCGGGTCGGCCCGGTCGCGAGGCGACGACACCACGGCCGACGGGCTCGACCGGGTGGCGGGAGCTCTGCGCGGCAGCATCGGCGGCCTGCGGTCGCTGCTCGTCGACATCTACCCGCCGAACCTCGCCCGGGCGGGCATCGGCCCGGCCCTCGACGACCTCGCGGCGGGCGTGCGGTCGCGCGGCGTCGCCGTCGTGCTCGACGCCGAGTCCGACGCCGAGTCCGAGTCCGCCGACGCGCTCGCGGCCCTCGACGACGCGGGCCAGCGGCTCGTGTTCCGGGTGGTTCAGGAGTGCCTGGCGAACGTCGTGGCCCACGCCCGCGCCTCCGTCGTGTCGGTCGCCGCGGTCCGTCCTGCCGAGGGCGGCGTGGTCGTGACGATCGCCGACGACGGCGCGGGGTTCGACCCGGAGCTGCTGACCCGCCCCGAGCCCGACCACTTCGGCCTGCGGGTGCTCGCCGACGTCGCGAGCGCAGGAGGCGCGGGTCTCGACCTGCAGACCGCGCCCGGCCAGGGCACGCGGTGGCGCCTCACCCTGCCGGCGTCGGCCGTCCGCGGCAGCGGGGACGCCTCGTGA
- a CDS encoding NADPH:quinone reductase, with the protein MKSITYTETGPSSVLHLVEREVPEPGAGEVRVRVVASGVNPTDWKSRTGETSGGDVPFPAIVPNQDGAGVVDAVGEGVDDLAVGDRVWSFISANGHATGTAQEYTVLPRGRVVALPEGASFDLGASLGVPAMTAHRALTVHEDGPSRLSPGALEGVTVLVSGGAGAVGHAAIQLAAWAGATVITTISSDEKAALARAAGAHHVVDYKEQDAAAEIRRIAPDGVQIVVEVSIRQNAELVAAVVSTRASVAIYANDGGDTVELPLRANMGTNTRYQFVLLYTVGEEALQAAAEDVTAAVRDGALPVGEEAGLPLHRYSLEQTAAAHDAVQGGVTGKVLIDVAQG; encoded by the coding sequence ATGAAGTCGATCACCTACACCGAGACCGGTCCGTCGTCCGTCCTGCACCTCGTCGAGCGCGAGGTGCCCGAGCCGGGGGCAGGCGAGGTGCGCGTGCGCGTCGTCGCCTCGGGCGTCAACCCGACCGACTGGAAGTCGCGCACGGGCGAGACGAGCGGCGGCGACGTGCCGTTCCCCGCCATCGTGCCGAACCAGGACGGCGCGGGCGTCGTGGACGCCGTCGGCGAGGGCGTGGACGACCTCGCGGTCGGCGACCGGGTCTGGTCGTTCATCTCGGCGAACGGGCACGCCACCGGCACCGCGCAGGAGTACACGGTGCTGCCGCGCGGTCGCGTCGTCGCCCTGCCAGAAGGAGCCTCGTTCGACCTGGGCGCGAGCCTCGGCGTGCCGGCCATGACAGCGCACCGGGCGCTGACCGTGCACGAGGACGGCCCCTCGCGGCTCTCCCCCGGCGCGCTCGAGGGCGTGACCGTGCTCGTCTCGGGCGGCGCGGGAGCCGTCGGCCACGCCGCGATCCAGCTCGCCGCCTGGGCTGGCGCCACGGTGATCACGACCATCTCGAGCGACGAGAAGGCCGCACTCGCCCGCGCCGCCGGTGCGCACCACGTCGTCGACTACAAGGAGCAGGACGCCGCCGCCGAGATCCGCCGCATCGCGCCCGACGGCGTGCAGATCGTCGTCGAGGTGTCGATCCGGCAGAACGCGGAGCTGGTCGCGGCGGTCGTCTCGACCCGCGCCTCCGTCGCGATCTACGCCAACGACGGCGGCGACACGGTCGAGCTGCCCCTCCGCGCCAACATGGGCACCAACACCCGGTACCAGTTCGTGCTGCTCTACACCGTGGGCGAGGAGGCGCTGCAGGCGGCCGCCGAGGACGTCACCGCGGCCGTCCGCGACGGCGCCCTGCCGGTCGGCGAGGAGGCGGGGCTGCCGCTGCACCGCTACTCGCTCGAGCAGACCGCCGCGGCCCACGACGCCGTCCAGGGCGGGGTCACGGGCAAGGTGCTGATCGACGTCGCGCAGGGCTGA
- a CDS encoding MBL fold metallo-hydrolase, whose translation MPAAAPAPLSPVQAEAWRTGTLPPLEEVRHGVWSLTSPAASSVADFSYGYLVEGSDGALTLIDPGWPSPDAVDRLEAALHEIDHALADVSLIVATHLHVDHLGAADAVRRATGARLAMHPAEQRALASRADDAVAADADLDRWGVPAEAKEALVASWGSGRLLVDVAPDLLLDDGDELPVAGRRLRAVHTPGHTSGHLCLVEPEQRLIFTGDHVLPTINPGIGLGGRTAANPLDDVLASLARVVELDRPGADALEVCPGHEYRFVGLTERAEALIAHREERTRDAVSALDELLGAPRRGAAAAPSVWQVAEHMTGWRGGLRSMTGLPLASALAQTEWHLRAAGRADDLAS comes from the coding sequence GTGCCTGCCGCCGCTCCCGCTCCGCTCAGTCCCGTGCAGGCCGAGGCATGGCGCACGGGGACGCTGCCGCCGCTCGAGGAGGTCCGCCACGGCGTGTGGTCGCTGACCTCGCCCGCCGCCTCCTCGGTCGCCGACTTCTCGTACGGCTACCTCGTCGAGGGCTCGGACGGGGCGCTCACCCTGATCGATCCGGGCTGGCCGTCGCCCGACGCCGTCGACCGGCTCGAGGCAGCCCTGCACGAGATCGACCACGCGCTGGCCGACGTCTCGCTGATCGTCGCGACGCACCTGCACGTCGACCACCTCGGGGCAGCCGACGCCGTCCGCCGGGCCACGGGCGCCCGCCTCGCGATGCACCCTGCCGAGCAGCGTGCGCTCGCGAGCCGTGCCGACGACGCGGTCGCGGCGGATGCGGACCTCGATCGCTGGGGCGTGCCGGCCGAGGCGAAGGAGGCGTTGGTCGCCTCGTGGGGCTCGGGGCGCCTCCTCGTCGACGTGGCGCCCGACCTGCTGCTCGACGACGGCGACGAGCTGCCGGTCGCGGGGCGGCGCCTGCGGGCGGTGCACACGCCCGGCCACACGTCAGGGCACCTGTGCCTGGTCGAGCCCGAGCAGCGGCTGATCTTCACGGGCGACCACGTGCTGCCGACGATCAACCCGGGGATCGGCCTCGGCGGACGCACCGCCGCGAACCCGCTCGACGACGTGCTCGCGTCGTTGGCCCGGGTCGTCGAACTCGACCGGCCGGGCGCCGACGCGCTCGAGGTCTGCCCGGGTCATGAGTACCGGTTCGTGGGGCTGACCGAGCGGGCGGAGGCGCTGATCGCCCACCGCGAGGAGCGCACCCGCGACGCGGTGTCCGCCCTCGACGAGCTGCTCGGCGCACCCCGCCGCGGCGCCGCGGCTGCGCCGTCGGTGTGGCAGGTGGCCGAGCACATGACGGGCTGGCGCGGAGGACTGCGGTCGATGACCGGCCTGCCGCTCGCCTCGGCCCTGGCGCAGACCGAGTGGCACCTGCGTGCTGCGGGCCGCGCCGACGACCTCGCGAGCTGA
- a CDS encoding type II toxin-antitoxin system PemK/MazF family toxin, with protein MLTRGAVCWIDLGSPEGSAPAGRRPVVVVQADAFTRSALATVVVVALTSNTAVAEYPGNVFVPARASGLTKDSIVNVTQLATVDEAALSEPLGVLPSYLVDEVSAGLRLVLAV; from the coding sequence GTGCTGACCCGAGGTGCCGTCTGCTGGATCGACCTCGGCTCACCCGAGGGCAGTGCACCTGCGGGGCGACGGCCCGTCGTCGTCGTCCAGGCTGACGCCTTCACCCGCAGCGCCCTCGCGACGGTGGTGGTCGTCGCCCTGACCTCGAACACGGCGGTCGCCGAGTACCCAGGCAACGTGTTCGTCCCCGCGCGGGCCTCCGGGCTGACGAAGGACAGCATCGTGAACGTCACCCAGCTCGCCACGGTCGACGAGGCCGCGCTCAGCGAGCCCCTCGGCGTGCTGCCGTCGTACCTCGTCGACGAAGTCTCGGCGGGGCTGCGGCTGGTCCTCGCCGTCTGA
- a CDS encoding ribbon-helix-helix protein, CopG family yields MKAAISVPDDTFDRVDRRARELGVNRSQFYTMAAERWLVELDSVEITARLDLAVEAAGPSARAEAAQFAAGAARSLASLSDDEW; encoded by the coding sequence ATGAAGGCAGCCATCTCCGTTCCCGACGACACGTTCGACCGCGTCGATCGACGAGCTCGAGAGCTCGGCGTCAACAGGTCGCAGTTCTACACGATGGCCGCCGAGCGGTGGCTCGTCGAGCTCGACTCGGTCGAGATCACCGCGCGGCTCGACCTCGCGGTCGAGGCGGCGGGGCCGTCCGCGCGGGCCGAGGCCGCACAGTTCGCCGCGGGTGCGGCCCGCTCGCTCGCGTCGCTCTCCGACGACGAGTGGTGA
- a CDS encoding ATP-dependent DNA ligase, which produces MTPPPSTSSSADAAAPAAAVPTAADPVAPMLAKAVAAVPDADSVEGGLSYEPKWDGFRGLVYWDGDQLEIGSRGSKPLTRYFPELVQALAERLPGPCVLDGEIVLRRGDHGGERLDWDALSQRIHPAASRVAKLAVETPASFVAFDLLAEGDQSLLDRPFGERRAALERLLDGATAPLHLSRTTTDADVARRWLVEFEGAGLDGVVAKPLAASYAPGKRTLLKIKHHRTADCVLLGYRVHKSGQGVGSLLLGLYDSEGELRNVGGASAFSDARRLELVDELAELVRHDDDGGVTHAETDRSRFSSGKDVSYVPLRPERVVEVRYDQMEGKRFRHTVQVQRWRDDREAASCGFDQLEVPAAYDLGEVLVRP; this is translated from the coding sequence ATGACGCCGCCACCCTCCACGAGCTCGTCCGCCGATGCCGCAGCACCTGCCGCTGCCGTGCCCACCGCCGCCGACCCCGTCGCGCCGATGCTCGCGAAGGCGGTCGCCGCCGTTCCCGACGCGGACAGCGTCGAGGGCGGCCTCTCGTACGAGCCGAAGTGGGACGGCTTCCGCGGCCTCGTCTACTGGGACGGCGACCAGCTCGAGATCGGCAGCCGCGGCTCGAAGCCGCTGACGCGGTACTTCCCCGAGCTCGTCCAGGCCCTCGCCGAGCGGCTGCCCGGACCGTGCGTGCTCGACGGCGAGATCGTCCTGCGCCGGGGCGACCACGGTGGCGAGCGCCTCGACTGGGACGCCCTGTCGCAGCGCATCCACCCGGCCGCCTCGCGTGTGGCGAAGCTCGCGGTCGAGACCCCCGCCTCCTTCGTGGCGTTCGACCTGCTGGCCGAGGGCGACCAGAGCCTGCTCGACCGGCCCTTCGGCGAGCGCCGTGCCGCGCTCGAGCGCCTGCTCGACGGGGCGACGGCTCCCCTGCACCTCAGCCGCACGACCACCGACGCCGACGTGGCGCGCCGGTGGCTCGTCGAGTTCGAGGGCGCAGGGCTCGACGGCGTGGTGGCCAAGCCGCTCGCCGCCTCCTACGCGCCCGGCAAGCGGACCCTGCTGAAGATCAAGCACCACCGCACGGCCGACTGCGTGCTGCTCGGCTACCGGGTGCACAAGAGCGGGCAGGGCGTGGGGTCGCTCCTGCTGGGGCTGTACGACTCCGAGGGCGAGCTGCGGAACGTGGGAGGCGCCTCCGCGTTCTCCGACGCCCGTCGCCTCGAGCTCGTCGACGAGCTCGCCGAGCTGGTGCGGCACGACGACGACGGAGGCGTCACGCACGCCGAGACGGACCGCAGCCGGTTCTCGTCGGGCAAGGACGTCTCGTACGTGCCGCTACGCCCCGAGCGCGTGGTGGAGGTGCGCTACGACCAGATGGAGGGCAAGCGGTTCCGGCACACCGTGCAGGTGCAGCGCTGGCGGGACGACCGCGAGGCCGCGTCGTGCGGCTTCGACCAGCTCGAGGTGCCGGCGGCGTACGACCTCGGCGAGGTGCTCGTCCGCCCCTGA